A window of the Microvirga terrae genome harbors these coding sequences:
- a CDS encoding SH3 domain-containing protein yields MRKIVLALALVGLSAASALGQQQPPGGRLGTGLPVPRYVSLKTDRVNLREGPSKDHRTAWVFQRAGLPVEIIAEYETWRRIRDSEGTEGWVLHSLLSGRRTALVMPWAKGNQPPISLFDRSDDKGNLVAHLQPSVITNIKGCDGRWCHVTIVMDGARDVDGFIQQEKLWGVYPNETVE; encoded by the coding sequence ATGCGCAAGATCGTCCTTGCCCTTGCTCTTGTCGGCCTGAGCGCCGCTTCGGCCCTCGGGCAGCAACAGCCGCCGGGCGGGCGTCTGGGCACGGGCCTGCCGGTGCCGCGCTATGTCAGCCTCAAGACCGACCGGGTGAACCTGCGCGAGGGGCCCTCCAAGGACCACAGGACCGCCTGGGTGTTCCAGCGGGCCGGCCTGCCGGTGGAGATCATCGCCGAGTACGAGACCTGGCGGCGCATCCGCGATTCGGAAGGCACGGAAGGTTGGGTTCTCCACTCGCTCCTGTCGGGGCGGCGCACCGCCCTGGTGATGCCGTGGGCGAAGGGCAACCAGCCGCCGATCAGCCTGTTCGACAGGTCCGACGACAAGGGCAACCTGGTGGCTCATCTGCAGCCAAGCGTGATCACCAACATCAAGGGCTGCGACGGCAGGTGGTGCCACGTCACCATCGTGATGGACGGCGCCCGCGACGTGGACGGGTTCATCCAGCAGGAGAAGCTCTGGGGCGTCTATCCGAACGAGACCGTGGAATAG
- a CDS encoding DUF3096 domain-containing protein: protein MSLNLSFKLLPILALVLGIASIVAPRFLNVFVAIFLIAYALVGFGFIR, encoded by the coding sequence ATGAGTCTCAACCTGAGTTTCAAGCTGCTGCCGATCCTGGCGCTCGTCCTCGGCATCGCGTCGATCGTCGCGCCACGCTTCCTCAATGTCTTCGTGGCGATCTTCCTGATCGCCTACGCGCTCGTGGGCTTCGGCTTCATCCGCTGA
- a CDS encoding GNAT family N-acetyltransferase, whose translation MSALQIEIVSAGTDELVEAVNRLLAQLTSAPKAFGREDLDAILASSSCLLILSRCDGHVAGMLTLGWFLAPTGARAFIDDVVVDERYRGRGIGEALIRSALDQARRREAKTVDLTSRPAREAANRLYRRLGFETRETNSYRYRFDAVSG comes from the coding sequence ATGAGCGCGTTGCAGATCGAGATCGTTTCCGCCGGGACGGACGAACTTGTCGAGGCCGTCAACCGGCTGCTTGCCCAGCTGACCTCAGCGCCGAAGGCCTTCGGCCGGGAGGATCTCGACGCGATCCTTGCCTCGTCCTCCTGCCTGCTCATCCTGTCGCGCTGCGACGGGCACGTGGCCGGGATGCTGACGCTTGGATGGTTCCTGGCCCCGACCGGCGCCCGGGCCTTCATCGACGACGTGGTGGTGGACGAGCGCTACCGGGGCCGGGGTATCGGCGAGGCCCTCATCCGTTCGGCGCTGGATCAGGCCCGTCGCCGCGAGGCCAAGACCGTCGACCTCACGTCGCGTCCCGCCCGCGAGGCCGCGAACCGCCTCTACCGGCGGCTGGGCTTCGAGACGCGCGAGACGAATTCCTACCGCTACCGGTTCGATGCGGTCAGCGGATGA
- a CDS encoding EamA family transporter — protein sequence MPLSHSLAALVVTAVWGLSFVVIKLGVGTTPPLLLAALRFLFAALPAVFFVPRSRTDWRNVVAYGFFLGVAQFGLLFAALAIGMPASLASVVMQAQVFFTILFAALVMGERPGPHQVIGGVVASLGLVLIAWPRMTGGGAVPFLMTVIAAASWGAANIVSKRASRVDMPAHRAEKGTRFSPTRPSGSAPNEAPARKKSTRWIPKVPSTFGSGALGLIVWSSLVAPLPLFGLSLWLDGPDRVLAALAQIDGGTLAAVAYLAYPTTIFAFGIWAYLLSRHPAATVTPFALFVPVAGILGSALILGEAMHPIEAVGGAVIVMGLAVNVFGARLLRRLRLE from the coding sequence ATGCCGCTCAGCCATAGCCTCGCCGCCCTTGTCGTCACGGCCGTCTGGGGTCTGAGCTTCGTCGTCATCAAGCTCGGGGTCGGCACAACGCCGCCCCTGCTGCTCGCGGCGCTCCGCTTCCTCTTCGCGGCCCTCCCGGCCGTCTTCTTCGTCCCGCGGTCCAGGACCGACTGGCGCAACGTCGTCGCCTACGGGTTCTTCCTCGGCGTCGCCCAATTCGGGCTGCTGTTCGCGGCGCTCGCCATCGGCATGCCGGCGAGCCTCGCCTCCGTGGTCATGCAGGCGCAGGTTTTCTTCACGATCCTCTTCGCGGCCCTCGTCATGGGCGAACGGCCCGGCCCGCATCAGGTGATCGGCGGAGTCGTGGCGAGCCTCGGGCTCGTGCTCATCGCCTGGCCGCGCATGACCGGCGGGGGCGCCGTCCCGTTCCTGATGACCGTGATCGCCGCCGCCTCCTGGGGCGCGGCCAACATCGTGTCGAAGCGGGCCAGCCGGGTCGACATGCCAGCGCATCGTGCGGAAAAGGGGACCCGGTTTTCGCCGACGCGGCCCTCCGGGTCCGCGCCGAACGAGGCGCCAGCAAGGAAGAAGAGCACCCGATGGATCCCGAAGGTGCCTTCCACTTTTGGGTCCGGTGCTCTGGGGCTCATCGTCTGGTCGAGTCTCGTGGCGCCGTTGCCGCTGTTCGGCCTGTCGCTCTGGCTCGACGGGCCCGACCGGGTCCTCGCGGCGCTGGCGCAGATCGACGGCGGCACCCTGGCGGCGGTGGCCTATCTCGCCTATCCGACCACCATCTTCGCCTTCGGCATCTGGGCCTATCTCCTGTCCCGCCACCCGGCCGCCACGGTGACGCCCTTCGCCCTGTTCGTGCCCGTCGCGGGCATTCTGGGGTCGGCTCTCATCCTTGGGGAAGCCATGCACCCGATCGAGGCCGTCGGCGGGGCCGTGATCGTCATGGGCCTGGCGGTGAACGTCTTCGGGGCGAGGCTTCTCCGACGCCTGCGTCTGGAATAG
- the irrA gene encoding iron response transcriptional regulator IrrA, which produces MTDPLSAYIESTTAPASRKGCPVSELRDKLRRVGLRPTRQRVSLGWLLFGKGDRHITAEMLFDEASRARVPVSLATVYNTLHQFTEAGLLRQLAVDGAKAYFDTNPTEHHHFFLEDEGELVDMPSSGLSVADLPAPPDGMEVAGVEVIVRLRRKGA; this is translated from the coding sequence ATGACCGATCCTTTGTCCGCCTATATCGAGTCCACCACCGCTCCGGCCTCCCGGAAGGGGTGCCCCGTGTCCGAATTGCGGGACAAACTGCGTCGCGTCGGCTTGCGTCCGACCCGGCAGCGCGTTTCGCTGGGCTGGCTCCTGTTCGGCAAGGGCGACCGGCACATCACGGCGGAAATGCTCTTCGACGAGGCGTCCCGCGCCCGCGTCCCGGTCTCGCTGGCGACCGTCTACAACACCCTGCACCAGTTCACGGAGGCCGGCCTGCTGCGCCAGCTCGCCGTCGACGGCGCCAAGGCCTATTTCGACACCAACCCGACCGAGCATCACCACTTCTTCCTGGAGGACGAGGGCGAACTCGTCGACATGCCGTCCTCCGGCCTCAGCGTCGCCGACCTGCCCGCACCGCCGGACGGCATGGAAGTGGCCGGCGTCGAGGTGATCGTTCGCCTGCGCCGCAAGGGCGCCTGA
- the fabA gene encoding 3-hydroxyacyl-[acyl-carrier-protein] dehydratase FabA encodes MARQSSFTYEELLACGRGELFGPGNAQLPLPPMLMFDRITSIGEDGGAYGKGHVLAELDVRPDLWFFPCHFAGDPVMPGCLGLDALWQMTGFFLGWGGSSGRGRALGVGEVKFSDQVLPTVKKVVYGVDLKRVFRSKLVLGIADGWLEADGRRIYEAKDMRVGLFQADAAAGG; translated from the coding sequence ATGGCCCGCCAGTCCAGCTTTACCTATGAAGAGCTTCTCGCCTGCGGGCGCGGAGAATTGTTCGGCCCCGGCAACGCGCAGCTGCCGCTTCCGCCCATGCTCATGTTCGACCGGATCACCTCGATCGGCGAGGATGGCGGCGCCTACGGCAAGGGCCACGTGCTGGCGGAGCTCGACGTGCGGCCGGATCTCTGGTTCTTCCCCTGCCATTTCGCCGGGGACCCTGTGATGCCGGGCTGCCTGGGGCTTGACGCCCTCTGGCAGATGACGGGCTTCTTCCTCGGCTGGGGCGGCTCCTCCGGACGGGGCCGGGCGCTGGGCGTCGGCGAGGTGAAGTTCAGCGATCAGGTGCTGCCCACCGTCAAGAAGGTCGTCTACGGGGTCGATCTCAAGCGCGTCTTCCGCTCGAAGCTGGTGCTCGGCATCGCGGACGGCTGGCTGGAGGCCGACGGGCGCCGGATCTACGAGGCCAAGGACATGCGCGTCGGCCTCTTCCAGGCCGATGCGGCTGCGGGCGGCTAG
- the fabB gene encoding beta-ketoacyl-ACP synthase I, producing MRRVVVTGMGIVSSIGNNTQEVLASLREAKSGISKAEDYTKYGFRCQVHGAPSLNPEEIVDRRAMRFHARGTAWNHVAMDQAIRDAGLEEGEISNERTGIIMGSGGPSTRIIMEAADITREKGPKRIGPFAVPKAMSSTASATLATWFKIKGVNYSISSACATSNHCVGNAYEMIQYGKQDVMFAGGCEDLDWTMSNLFDAMGAMSTKYNDTPSRASRAYDANRDGFVIAGGAGVLVLEELEHAKARGARIYGEIVGYGMTSDGYDMVAPSGEGAIRCMRMALKDVHTPVDYINPHATSTPVGDQKEIEAIRTVFGTGDKCPPISATKSLTGHSLGATGVQEAIYSLLMMNNRFICESAHIDELDPEFADMNIVRERIDDAKVDTVLSNSFGFGGTNATLVFSRYNG from the coding sequence ATGAGGCGGGTCGTCGTCACCGGAATGGGCATCGTGTCGTCCATCGGCAACAACACGCAGGAGGTCCTCGCCTCCCTGCGTGAAGCGAAGTCCGGGATCAGCAAGGCCGAGGATTACACGAAATACGGCTTCCGCTGCCAGGTTCACGGGGCGCCCAGCCTCAACCCCGAGGAGATCGTCGACCGGCGCGCCATGCGCTTCCATGCCAGGGGCACGGCCTGGAACCACGTGGCCATGGACCAGGCGATCCGCGACGCCGGCCTCGAGGAGGGTGAGATCTCCAACGAGCGCACCGGCATCATCATGGGCTCGGGCGGTCCTTCCACCCGCATCATCATGGAAGCCGCCGACATCACCCGCGAGAAGGGCCCCAAGCGCATCGGCCCCTTCGCGGTCCCGAAGGCTATGTCGTCCACCGCGTCGGCCACGCTGGCGACCTGGTTCAAGATCAAGGGCGTGAACTATTCGATCTCATCCGCCTGCGCGACCTCGAACCACTGCGTCGGCAACGCCTACGAGATGATCCAGTACGGCAAGCAGGACGTGATGTTCGCCGGCGGCTGCGAGGATCTCGACTGGACCATGTCGAACCTCTTCGACGCCATGGGGGCCATGTCGACCAAGTACAACGACACCCCGTCCCGCGCCTCCCGGGCCTATGACGCCAACCGCGACGGCTTCGTTATCGCCGGCGGGGCGGGCGTGCTGGTGCTGGAGGAGCTCGAGCACGCCAAGGCGCGCGGCGCGCGAATCTACGGCGAGATCGTCGGCTACGGCATGACCTCGGACGGCTACGACATGGTGGCGCCGTCCGGCGAGGGCGCGATCCGCTGCATGCGCATGGCCCTTAAGGACGTCCACACCCCGGTCGACTACATCAACCCGCACGCCACCTCGACCCCCGTGGGCGACCAGAAGGAGATCGAGGCGATCCGCACCGTCTTCGGCACGGGCGACAAGTGCCCGCCGATCTCCGCGACGAAATCGCTCACCGGCCATTCGCTCGGCGCCACCGGCGTCCAGGAGGCGATCTACTCGCTTCTCATGATGAACAACCGCTTCATCTGCGAGAGCGCTCATATCGACGAGCTCGATCCGGAATTCGCCGACATGAACATCGTCCGCGAGCGGATCGACGACGCCAAGGTCGACACGGTCCTGTCGAACTCCTTCGGCTTCGGCGGCACCAATGCCACACTCGTCTTCAGCCGCTACAACGGGTAG
- the fabI gene encoding enoyl-ACP reductase FabI, which translates to MTGLMQGKRGLIMGVANDHSIAWGIAKTLAQHGAELAFTYQGEALGKRVAPLAQSLGSSLVVPCDVEDIASVDAVFETLDRQWENLDFVVHAIGFSDKSQLKGSYVDVTTRENFSRTMVISCFSFTEIAQRAAKRMKNGGSLLTLTYGGSTRVMPNYNVMGVAKAALEASMRYIASDLGPQGIRCNAISAGPVRTLAGAGISDARLMFTYQKAHAPLRRTVTIEDIGGSALYLLSDLSNGVTGEIHYVDSGYNIISMPRPEVLKAQDAAGVTGEEG; encoded by the coding sequence GTGACCGGTCTGATGCAAGGAAAGCGCGGCCTCATCATGGGCGTCGCCAACGACCATTCCATCGCCTGGGGCATCGCCAAGACCCTGGCCCAGCATGGGGCGGAGCTCGCCTTCACCTACCAGGGCGAGGCCCTGGGCAAGCGGGTCGCTCCCCTGGCGCAGTCGCTCGGCTCCAGCCTCGTCGTTCCCTGCGACGTGGAGGACATCGCCTCCGTCGATGCGGTGTTCGAGACCCTGGACCGGCAGTGGGAGAACCTCGACTTCGTCGTCCATGCGATCGGGTTCTCCGACAAGTCGCAGCTCAAGGGCTCCTATGTGGACGTCACCACCCGCGAGAACTTCTCGCGCACCATGGTGATCTCCTGCTTCTCCTTCACGGAAATCGCCCAGCGCGCCGCCAAGAGGATGAAGAACGGCGGATCGCTCCTGACCCTGACCTATGGCGGCTCCACCCGGGTCATGCCCAACTACAACGTCATGGGCGTGGCCAAGGCGGCCCTTGAAGCCTCCATGCGCTACATCGCGTCCGATCTCGGCCCCCAGGGCATCCGCTGCAACGCGATTTCGGCCGGTCCCGTGCGCACGCTTGCCGGCGCGGGCATCTCGGACGCCCGCCTCATGTTCACCTACCAGAAGGCCCACGCTCCCTTGCGCCGGACGGTAACCATCGAGGATATCGGCGGCTCGGCCCTGTACCTGCTCTCGGATCTCTCCAACGGCGTGACCGGCGAGATCCACTACGTGGATTCCGGCTACAACATCATCTCGATGCCGCGCCCCGAGGTGCTCAAGGCCCAGGATGCCGCGGGCGTGACCGGGGAAGAGGGCTGA
- a CDS encoding bifunctional diguanylate cyclase/phosphodiesterase, giving the protein MTQRNNPSIDDNLYQYAFALSRQIPWLADRDGKVIQVGPGWAEWIGLPPEQLIDNGWVKLVHPDDLPRLLQSRRESLASGSPYQCEYRIRTADGTYRWCRSSSAAQRDDTGAIAFWYGTTEDIHNRKEAELALQGHARVLEMVAAGQALGDILAALCRLAEAQLPGARCSVLLHDPEHGRLRHGAAPGLPAVYNAAVDGLRIGPAAGSCGTAAHTRSSVIVTDIASDPLWAPWRELALSHHLRACWSKPIVSRSGDVLGTFASYYDEPRTPTCDEMERMEAVLHLAALALERRRDDAALRESEEHHRHSVELNPQISWTADPQGHLLDVSSRWCDRTGMGMGDALGSGWTRSLHPDDLPVTLDRWSRSLATGQDLDVDYRLRMADGTYRWFRSRAAARRAGDGAVIRWYGTVEDIHDRKLTEETLRWAAHHDDLTGLANRRLFRERLQEALDGTSGSPRATGLLVMDLDHLKQINDRFGHDAGDALLKEFSQRLRSVAGSADTIARLGGDEFAVILPEIAGEGDVTRVAAAILARMQEPLKRNGKLLDCRTSIGGAVSVGTGMSPEELQKQADLALYRSKTSGRGSFRMFVATMREESQRTASALDVAARAVASDWIVPFYQPKVMLATGALSGFEALLRWHHPDSGIQSPEKIAAAFNDTELGTAIGERMRSRIFRDIRGWLDSGLDVGRIAINVSAAEFRRDNYAERVLDDLRRMEVPARCLEVEVTESVFLDSGAEFVERALRALCGEGVTIALDDFGTGYASLSHLKRFPVDAIKIDRTFVGGLETDADDAAIVRALLSLGRNLGIEVVAEGVETAFQATLLQRMSCDLVQGYHFGRPMPARNVPSFVTSWAGV; this is encoded by the coding sequence ATGACGCAGAGGAATAACCCGAGCATCGACGATAATTTGTATCAATATGCCTTCGCCCTGAGCCGGCAGATTCCCTGGCTGGCGGATCGGGACGGGAAGGTCATTCAGGTCGGGCCCGGCTGGGCCGAGTGGATCGGCCTGCCGCCCGAGCAGCTGATCGACAATGGTTGGGTGAAGCTGGTCCACCCGGACGACCTGCCCCGCCTGCTGCAGTCCAGGCGCGAGAGTCTCGCCAGCGGATCGCCCTATCAATGCGAGTATCGGATCAGGACGGCCGACGGCACCTACCGCTGGTGCCGCTCCAGTTCGGCCGCCCAGCGCGACGACACCGGGGCGATCGCCTTCTGGTACGGCACCACGGAAGACATCCACAACCGGAAGGAGGCGGAGCTGGCCCTCCAGGGTCACGCCCGTGTACTGGAGATGGTTGCCGCCGGCCAGGCGCTCGGCGACATCCTGGCCGCACTCTGCCGGCTGGCGGAAGCGCAGCTTCCCGGCGCGAGATGCTCGGTCCTGCTTCACGATCCGGAGCATGGGCGGCTTCGGCATGGCGCCGCCCCCGGCCTGCCGGCCGTCTACAACGCCGCCGTCGACGGCTTGAGGATCGGTCCGGCGGCGGGATCCTGCGGAACGGCCGCTCACACCCGCAGCAGCGTCATCGTGACCGATATCGCGTCGGATCCCCTCTGGGCCCCCTGGCGCGAGCTCGCCCTGTCCCACCACCTCCGCGCCTGCTGGTCGAAGCCGATCGTCTCCCGATCCGGCGACGTGCTCGGCACGTTCGCCTCCTACTACGACGAGCCCCGCACCCCGACCTGCGACGAGATGGAGCGCATGGAAGCCGTTCTGCATCTGGCCGCGCTGGCCCTGGAGCGGCGGCGGGACGACGCGGCCCTGCGTGAAAGCGAGGAACATCACCGCCACTCCGTGGAGCTCAACCCTCAGATTTCCTGGACGGCCGACCCGCAGGGCCATCTCCTCGACGTCTCCTCGCGCTGGTGCGATCGCACCGGCATGGGCATGGGCGACGCGCTCGGATCCGGCTGGACCCGGTCGCTTCATCCGGACGACCTGCCCGTCACCCTGGATCGATGGTCCCGTTCCTTGGCGACGGGCCAGGACCTCGACGTGGATTATCGCCTGCGCATGGCGGACGGGACCTATCGCTGGTTCCGCTCCCGGGCGGCGGCGCGGCGCGCCGGGGACGGGGCCGTGATCCGCTGGTACGGGACGGTGGAGGACATCCACGACCGCAAGCTCACGGAGGAAACCCTCCGCTGGGCCGCCCACCACGACGATCTCACGGGCCTCGCAAACCGCAGGCTGTTCCGCGAGCGCCTGCAAGAGGCGCTCGACGGGACCTCCGGTTCGCCCCGGGCGACAGGCCTGCTGGTGATGGACCTCGACCACCTCAAGCAGATCAACGACCGGTTCGGTCACGATGCCGGGGACGCTCTCCTGAAGGAATTCTCCCAGCGCCTGCGCAGCGTCGCAGGCTCCGCGGACACGATCGCCCGACTGGGCGGCGACGAGTTCGCCGTCATCCTTCCCGAGATCGCCGGAGAGGGCGACGTGACCCGCGTGGCCGCGGCCATCCTGGCCCGCATGCAGGAGCCGCTGAAGCGGAATGGCAAGCTGCTGGACTGCCGCACCAGCATCGGAGGCGCGGTCTCGGTCGGCACCGGCATGAGCCCGGAAGAACTCCAGAAGCAGGCCGATCTGGCGCTCTACCGCAGCAAGACCTCCGGACGAGGCTCGTTCAGGATGTTCGTCGCGACCATGCGCGAGGAGTCGCAGCGGACCGCCTCGGCCCTCGACGTGGCGGCGCGGGCGGTGGCGTCGGACTGGATCGTGCCGTTCTATCAGCCGAAGGTGATGCTGGCCACGGGTGCGCTGAGCGGGTTCGAGGCGCTCCTGCGCTGGCATCATCCGGACAGTGGAATCCAGTCCCCGGAAAAGATCGCGGCCGCCTTCAACGACACCGAGCTCGGTACCGCCATCGGCGAGCGCATGCGCTCACGCATCTTCAGGGACATCCGCGGCTGGCTCGATTCGGGCCTCGACGTCGGCCGCATCGCCATCAACGTGTCGGCCGCCGAGTTCCGGCGTGACAACTATGCCGAGCGCGTGCTCGACGACCTGAGACGCATGGAGGTGCCGGCCCGCTGCCTCGAGGTGGAGGTCACCGAGAGCGTGTTTCTCGATTCCGGCGCCGAATTCGTGGAGCGCGCCCTGCGCGCCCTGTGCGGGGAGGGTGTGACGATCGCGCTCGACGATTTCGGCACCGGCTACGCATCGCTGTCGCACCTCAAGCGCTTCCCGGTCGATGCGATCAAGATCGACCGGACCTTCGTGGGCGGCCTGGAGACCGATGCGGACGATGCCGCCATCGTCCGGGCGCTCCTGAGCCTCGGCCGCAATCTCGGCATCGAGGTGGTAGCCGAGGGCGTCGAGACCGCCTTCCAGGCCACCCTCCTGCAGCGCATGAGCTGCGATCTCGTGCAGGGCTATCATTTCGGCCGCCCCATGCCGGCCCGGAACGTGCCGTCCTTCGTCACCTCGTGGGCGGGGGTGTGA
- a CDS encoding thioredoxin domain-containing protein yields MILSRRVVLAGLALSGTKAPALAQAAPEPQLIPVELIENALSLPSAVRLGHPHGDVIMVEYFDYNCPWCKRSAQALPDLLKAEPELSYVLVNFAVLSPQSVAATRAALAYLRLYGPERYLPLHLALFSLRGTVDGPRALAAAERLGGDTKRMTELADSETTTGWMKDAFATGNDLGLVATPSFLIGTEAYIGGMSLEQKRDAIARARG; encoded by the coding sequence ATGATCCTGTCCCGCCGCGTCGTTCTCGCCGGCCTTGCCCTGTCCGGCACGAAAGCTCCCGCCCTCGCGCAAGCCGCCCCGGAGCCGCAGCTGATCCCGGTAGAGCTGATCGAAAACGCCCTGAGCCTGCCCTCGGCCGTGCGCCTCGGCCACCCGCATGGCGACGTGATCATGGTGGAGTATTTCGACTACAACTGCCCCTGGTGCAAACGCTCGGCGCAGGCGCTGCCCGATCTGCTCAAGGCCGAACCCGAGCTCTCCTACGTGCTGGTGAACTTCGCCGTGCTTAGCCCGCAATCGGTCGCCGCCACCCGGGCGGCCCTGGCCTATCTGCGGCTCTACGGACCCGAACGCTATCTGCCGCTGCATCTGGCCTTGTTCTCCTTGCGCGGCACGGTCGACGGACCGCGCGCATTGGCGGCGGCCGAGCGCCTCGGCGGCGACACGAAGCGCATGACGGAGCTTGCCGACAGCGAGACGACCACCGGCTGGATGAAGGACGCCTTCGCGACCGGCAACGATCTCGGGCTCGTCGCGACCCCGTCGTTCCTGATCGGCACGGAGGCCTATATCGGCGGCATGAGCCTGGAGCAGAAGCGCGACGCGATCGCCCGGGCGAGAGGGTAA
- the murJ gene encoding murein biosynthesis integral membrane protein MurJ, which translates to MSLIRSSLLVGLGSVASRVLGFVRDMLFAQALGAGPVADAFLAAFRLPNLVRRTVGEGGLNAALIPALGRLEPDEAAVTAGDVLGVFGLALVGLTALVELGAGALALLLTPGLHDDGGTLALVALYTRLAFPIVPCAALASIGAAILNLHARFVATALAPLAVNGSLILTLVALEAGSSLPLSQKAAWLAGASSLAGLIQLALVTAALRSGRVRLVRLRRPRWSPLLKSLLLAGFPVLAASGAVQLFLLAATQIASFWPSGVSWLYYAERVMQLPLGLMAALGSSLLLPELARRHRAGEIQAVVAAQNRAIEVSLMLALPASAALIILAGPMSRVLFERGAFGSSDAEGTAVVLMALSVGLPFATAAKVLSQTLFARGSLKAAVAAAGFGLAVTVVAALALAWPFGPAGIALGVSIGCLGHAAAVALGLRQFGLWSPDRALAARVMRITVAVAAMGLALAAAMRVLPQIGTLSLTALCLAGLAVYGLAAVATGALTRDDWAALTKQS; encoded by the coding sequence ATGTCGCTCATCCGCTCCTCGCTCCTGGTCGGCCTCGGCTCCGTGGCCTCGCGCGTCCTCGGCTTCGTCCGGGACATGCTGTTCGCCCAGGCCCTGGGCGCCGGGCCCGTGGCGGATGCGTTCCTCGCAGCCTTCCGCCTGCCCAACCTCGTCCGCCGCACCGTCGGCGAGGGCGGGCTCAACGCGGCCCTGATCCCGGCCCTCGGGCGCCTGGAGCCGGACGAAGCCGCCGTCACGGCCGGCGACGTGCTGGGCGTGTTCGGGCTGGCGCTCGTCGGGCTCACGGCCCTCGTGGAGCTCGGCGCGGGCGCGCTGGCCCTCCTGCTCACGCCGGGGCTGCACGACGATGGCGGAACCCTGGCCCTGGTGGCGCTCTATACCCGCCTGGCCTTCCCGATCGTGCCCTGCGCGGCGCTCGCGTCCATCGGGGCCGCCATCCTGAACCTGCACGCACGCTTCGTCGCGACGGCCCTCGCGCCGCTCGCCGTCAACGGCAGCCTGATCCTGACACTCGTGGCCCTGGAGGCCGGTTCGTCCCTTCCGCTCTCGCAGAAGGCCGCCTGGCTCGCCGGGGCATCGAGCCTCGCGGGCCTGATCCAGCTCGCCCTCGTGACGGCGGCCCTGCGGAGCGGCCGTGTCCGGCTCGTGCGCCTGCGCAGGCCGCGCTGGTCGCCGCTGCTGAAGAGCCTCCTGCTCGCCGGCTTTCCCGTGCTCGCGGCGAGCGGGGCCGTGCAGCTCTTCCTCCTCGCCGCCACCCAGATCGCCTCGTTCTGGCCCTCGGGCGTCTCCTGGCTCTACTACGCCGAGCGGGTCATGCAGCTGCCGCTCGGGCTGATGGCGGCCCTTGGGTCGAGCCTGCTCCTGCCGGAACTGGCCCGCCGCCATCGGGCCGGCGAGATCCAGGCCGTCGTGGCGGCGCAGAACCGGGCGATTGAAGTCTCCCTGATGCTCGCCCTGCCGGCGAGCGCCGCCCTGATCATCCTGGCCGGTCCTATGAGCCGCGTGCTGTTCGAGCGCGGCGCGTTCGGATCCTCCGACGCGGAGGGCACCGCCGTCGTGCTCATGGCCCTGAGCGTCGGCCTGCCCTTCGCCACCGCCGCCAAGGTGCTGAGCCAAACCCTGTTCGCCCGCGGCTCCCTGAAGGCCGCCGTCGCGGCGGCGGGCTTCGGCCTCGCCGTCACGGTCGTGGCCGCCCTGGCGCTCGCCTGGCCGTTCGGCCCGGCCGGGATCGCCCTGGGGGTCAGCATCGGCTGCCTGGGCCATGCGGCCGCCGTGGCCTTAGGCCTTCGCCAGTTCGGCCTCTGGTCGCCCGACCGGGCCCTGGCGGCGCGGGTGATGCGGATCACCGTGGCGGTCGCCGCGATGGGCCTCGCGCTCGCGGCCGCCATGCGTGTCCTGCCGCAGATCGGCACCCTGTCCCTCACGGCGCTGTGCCTGGCAGGCCTCGCGGTCTACGGCCTTGCCGCCGTGGCGACCGGCGCCCTGACCCGCGACGACTGGGCCGCGCTCACGAAACAATCGTGA